The window CGAAGCCGCAAGCAGATCGACGACTTCGGCAACTTCATCAAGATCTACGGCGCGAAAGGTCTGGCCTATATTAAAGTGACCGAACGCGCGAAAGGTCTGGAAGGCATTACCAGCCCGGTTGCGAAATTCCTGAACGCAGAGATCGTGGAAGCCATCCTTGAGCGCACCGGCGCGCAGGACGGCGATATGATCTTCTTCCGCGCAGACAACAAGAAGGTTGTTGCCGACGCGATGGGCGCGCTGCGTCTGAAGCTGGGCAAAGACCTGAGCCTGACCGACGAAACCAAATGGGCGCCGCTGTGGGTTATCGACTT of the Oceanidesulfovibrio indonesiensis genome contains:
- a CDS encoding GAD domain-containing protein — its product is RSRKQIDDFGNFIKIYGAKGLAYIKVTERAKGLEGITSPVAKFLNAEIVEAILERTGAQDGDMIFFRADNKKVVADAMGALRLKLGKDLSLTDETKWAPLWVIDFPMFEDDGEGGLTAMHHPFTSPKEMTAAELKASPEDAVANAYDMVINGYEVGGGSVRIHSGEMQQTVFG